AGTCGGGCAGTGCAGCGCGCACTGTCCGCAGGATATGCAGGGAGTGTCTGCAATCTTTGAGTTGAATGCAGGGGCAACAATTGTTGAAAATCCCCTCAGATGGTAATTGAGAATGTTTATCCCCTGCTTTTCGCACGCCTCAATGCACCTTCCGCAGAGAATGCACTGGTCCATGTTCCTTGAGAGCGAAGATGATGATTCATCCTTTCCATACTGCCTTTTTGCCCCATTGTATCTTGTGCTCTTTGTTATTTTTTCAGCAAGGCTCTGAAGCTCGCAATGGAGGTTCTTGTAGCAGTAGTCGCAGTCAAGTGGATGGTTTGAGAGAATCAATTCAAGATTGTGCCTTCTTGCTTCCCTTATCTCGTCAGTGTCTGTCCTGATTTTCATTCCATCCATTATAGGGGTGTTGCAGGAAGCAACAATCCTTCCGTCTGCCTCAACTATGCAGAGCCTGCAGTTTGCAAGGGGCTTGAAATCATCATCAGAGCACAGATGGGGAATGTCAAAGCCCGACACTTTCAGGGCATTCAATAAAAGTTCCTCTTTTGTTTTGATTTTTTTCCCATTAACTTCTATTGAAAATGATTTTTCGCTTTCCTTTTCCTTTCTTTCTTCATCCATCTTATTTTCCAGTTGAATTTTTCCTGTCTGCAAGGTGCTCAGAGATTGCCTTAAACGGGCATTCGGCAAAGCACATCCCGCACCTTACGCACATTGCATCATTTATCTCATGGATTTCGCCGCTCTTTCCGCTTATTGCGCTTTTAGGGCATATTGTTGCGCAGAGATGACAGCCCCTGCATTCGCCTGCTGTTATTTCATACCGCACAATATTCGGCTTTCTTCCCTTCCACTCAGGAATATTTTCCTCATATTCAGAAAAGAAATTCCTTATGCTTGAGAATATAAGATTTGGGGCGGTCTGTCCGAGCCCGCATATGGCTGTGCTTCTTATGGTGTTTGAAAGCACATGGAGATTCAGCATGTCTTCGGGAGTGCCCTTCCCCTCAGATATCCTTTCAATTATTTCAAGCATCCTCATTGTGCCTTCCCTGCAGGGAGTGCACTTTCCGCAGCTCTCTGACACAATAAATCTGAGAGAATACTTTATGCAGTCAATCATGCTTTTTCCTTTTCCAACAACAACAAGCCCTCCTGAGCCGACAATTGCATCAGCCTTTTTTACGCTTTCATAGTCAATCGGCATTTCAAACTGGGCTTTTCCAATCATTCCCCCTGAAGGGCCGCCAAGCTGGACAACCTTGAAATCATCTTTTCCAAAATCAGCAATTTCAGAAATCTGGTGAAGGGTTGTTCCGAAGGGGATTTCAATGTATCCTGTTTT
This sequence is a window from Candidatus Woesearchaeota archaeon. Protein-coding genes within it:
- a CDS encoding 2Fe-2S iron-sulfur cluster-binding protein; this translates as MDEERKEKESEKSFSIEVNGKKIKTKEELLLNALKVSGFDIPHLCSDDDFKPLANCRLCIVEADGRIVASCNTPIMDGMKIRTDTDEIREARRHNLELILSNHPLDCDYCYKNLHCELQSLAEKITKSTRYNGAKRQYGKDESSSSLSRNMDQCILCGRCIEACEKQGINILNYHLRGFSTIVAPAFNSKIADTPCISCGQCALHCPT